TCCGGTGAAATCAAAATTTGGGATTTGTGTTCGGGGAGTGGATGTATTGGACTTAGTCTTGTCCAACTTTTAGAATCCAGCGTTGTGACTCTTTCCGATCTGTCAGAGAAAGCTATCGAAGTGAGCCGGCGTAATGCAGAAAAATACAATCTAACAGAAAAAACCGAATTTTATGTTTCTGATTTGGACTCATCCCTACCGAATGATTTAAAATTTGATTTAATTGTCTCAAATCCTCCCTATATTCCTGAATCCGAAAAACCAGAAATTATGCCCGATGTATTGGAGTATGAACCACACTTGGCTCTCTTTGTTTCCGATTTTAAAGAATTCCACAAACGATTGTTATCTGTGGTTAAAAACAGATTACACCCGGGTGGAAAATTTATGATGGAGACCCATCCTTTGTACATGGATGATGTGGAAACTCTGGCAACCGAACTCGGCTTTTTATCTTCAAAAAGAATTTTAGACAGTTCCAAGAAAGAACGTTTTTTCTTTGCCGAAGCCCCTCCTCTTCCTTAGGCTCCATTTTGTTGGCCCGCCATTTGAACAGAAGATTGAATTTTAAATAGAAGAAGATACAAATCTCTTTCCTCAGTATCACTTAAATCCTTTCGGAATACCGCATCAGCAGAAGCGATGACAGGAAGTCCTTTTTCCCAAATCTCCCTTCCCTTTTTTGTCAGTCTTAAAATATAATAACGTTTGTCTTCTGGAGAAACTTCTCGTTTCACCCAGGATTTTTTCACCCAACCATCCACTAGCCTTGAGACAGTGGTTTTATCCTTCACTAAGAGATCACTCAAATCCTTCTGGCTAAGAATCTCGGATTCTACTACGGGTAGGAGCTGCATCCATTCTTCAAATCGCATCCCGATTCTTTTACTTTCGAATTCTTTTGCGAGAAACCGCCGCATTAGGAGGAGAGTTTCGCTCATATGAATGCCGAGATAGTTTGAAGTTCCTTTCACAACCCCCACTCCATTCATTTTCCAAAACTATTCAAGTCTTTTTTAGTTGCAAATTGCAACCATATAGTTGTATATTACAACTATATGAAATTTACCAGAATTCCCAAAGGTTAACCCATGAATTGGACATATCAAACAATCGAAAGAGAGGGTTTTGCCCTCCAAGTGGCAAGGACGAACACGGATGGACCGCCGTTATTTTGGATCGGCAGTGCCTTGTATTACCCTCGAGTGATCCCAAGGGCAATGGCGGAAAAATTTCAAATCACTGTGGTAGACCAAAGAGGATTTGCCAAACGAACGAACGTAGAAAAGGAAATAAGAGAAGATTATGCCTTAGAAAAACTACTGGGTGATTTTGCTTTCCTGCAGAGAGAATTTAAAATTCCAACCTGTCCTGTTATCGGCCATTCCGGACATGGGTATATGGCTCTTAGTTACGCTGCAAAATTCCCCCAGTCCGTATCGAAACTTTGTATGATCTCCACAGGTCCAAGTCATGGAAGTCATATGTTGGAAGCCGAAGTTTATTTCCAAAAAGAAGCATCCGACTTTCGCAAAACCGCACATTTAGAAAATCAAATCCAATTCCAAAAAAATTTAGAGAACAGTCCTCAGGATTTTTTCATTCACTACTGTGTGAGTTTGGAAGCAAAAGGTTTTTACCAAGTACCCTTTCCCTCTAGAAAATTCTGGGAAGGAATCCATACAAATAAATTAGCTTTTGATTATTTATTTGGAGAGGTGTTTCGAGACATTGATGTATCGGAATACTTAAAAGATATTTCTGTACCGGTTTGGATTTGTATGGGAAAAGAAGACTTCCAAGTCGCACCCCATTATACTTGGGAAACCATTCTTAAAACCTTTCCCCAAGTCAAAATGACAGTCATTGATAAGGCAAGCCACTTGCCATTCTTAGAAAGGCCAGATGTATTTTTGGCAGAATTGCAAACCCGACTAGAAGAAATAAAAAAACCCGCTAACTTTCGGTAAGCGGGTTTCCTTCACATCTAAGGTGATGAAAAAAAATTAACCAAGCATATCTTTTACTTCGTTTCTTTCTTCTTTCAACTCGTTGTGAGTGATGTCAAATTTTTCCTTACCGAAAGCATTGATTTCAAGACCAGTAACGATCTCTACTTTTTTTCCATCTGATTTGAGTGGGTATCCAAAGATAAGACCTTTGTCCACACCATACTCACCATTAGAGTGACATGCGGCACTGAACCAGTCTCCTGGTTTTGTTGGAGTCACAATGTTATGCACAGTATCCACCACAGCATTGGCAGCAGAAGCAGCAGAAGAAGCTCCGCGTGCAGCGATGATCGCCGCTCCTCTTTTTTGAACGGTAGAGATGAAATCGCCTTTTAACCATTCCGCGTCAGAGATAAGGTCAGTGGCAGCTTTTCCGTTGATTTTAGCATTGTAAAAGTCAGGGTATTGAGTTGCAGAGTGATTTCCCCAAATCGCGACATTGGAAACATCTTTTACAAGAACGCCTGCTTTTTGAGCCAATTGTGTTTTGGCACGGTTTTCATCAAGACCAGTCATCGCAAACCATCTGTCAGACGGAACACCTTTTGCGTTGTTCATGGCAATGAGTGCATTTGTATTACAAGGGTTACCAACAACAAGAACTCTCACGTCACTGGCAGCATTCTTCTCGATTGCTTTTCCTTGTGTTGTAAAAATACCACCGTTGATTTTCAGAAGATCCCCTCTTTCCATTCCTGCTTTTCTTGGAACAGAACCAACAAGTAGTGCCCAGTTGATATCACGGAACGCTTCATCAATATTAGAAGAGACAGATACTTTTTCTAAAAGAGGGAAAGCGCAGTCATCCAATTCCATAATGACACCTTTAGCAGCAGGGAGGGCTTGTTCCAATTCTAATAATTGGAGTTCCACTGCAGTGTCAGGTCCAAACATTTGTCCTGAAGCGATACGAAATAGTAGTGCGTATCCGATTTGTCCGGCAGCACCAGTAACAGCAACTTTTACTTTTTTGCTCATATAAATTTTCCTTTAATTTTATAATTTATGATTATTGTTTTAATTCTTTTTGGATGATCTCATCAAAGTTTTCGAAAGGTAATGCACCCGAAACAAAGATCCCGTTGATAAAAAATGCAGGAGTCCCGCTCACACCTACTTTTTGACCATCTTGAATATCAGCATCAATTTCTGATTTTAAACGAGAGGCATCTTTCATACAGGCCTGGTATTTATCTTTGGGAACACCAGCTTTTAATACCAAAGCATCCACATTACCCTTAGGTAAGTTTCCACTATTTTCAAAAAGGGTGTTAAATACATCCCAATACTTTCCTTCTGGGATAGAACAATTGGCAGCCATATGAGCATACATTGCATCTTGGTGGAAAGGAAGTGGAAAATCGCGGAAAACCCAACGGATTTGTCCTTTGTATTTCTCTCGAAGTTTTTGGTTCACATCTTGGCTACGTTTACAGAAGGGACATTCAAAATCAGAAAATTCGATCACTGTAATTTTTGCATCTTTCGGACCAATGGAAGGATTATTTTTTTCCTCTACTGTGACTCGCACCGCTGCTGGTTCTTTGATCAAAAATTCAACAGGATACTTAGTTACGATATCACGATACACAGCTCGGCTATGTTCTTGTTCTTGTTGGTTTTTTAAAAATCCAACAATTTTGTCCTTTGTTTCATTTAGTGACTTACCACCTAACTGATCCTTATTGGAAATATATACATTCAAAATTTCTTCTTCTGATGGTTCCCTAGGAGTGAACCCTTCATTGAGTACGTCTGATGGTTTGATGTTTTTATCTTTAGCAACGAGTTCAAATAGTTTGTCTTGTGCAAATTCACCAAGGGTATTTTTGATCAGGCTTTTGTATTCCGACTGGAATTTAGAATAGGCAATTGGTGAAGTTTCTTTCACATCACTCAGGTCATATTTTTTTCCGCCGATACTCACTGCATCCTGGGTAATGTATTCCCTAACAAAAGAAGGGACACTGACAATAAAGAGAAGGGCAAAAACGAGGTTGGTCGCAAGGACGATTTTGGAGATGGGATTTTCCATCCACTTTTTAAAAATATTTTCCATCCCTGCCAGCTTCCCGGCCATAAAGCGGGCAATCAAACGGAAAAAACTGAAAAAAAATAGATGAATTTCGCTAAAGCCATCCCACAAATTTCCGAAAATCTGAGGGAGGGAAAAGACAATTTTTTCCCAAAAGCTGATCCTGAACACGGAGGTTTGGGAAAAATGAATATAACGAACATTCAAGGAAATTCTCAAGTATCGATCCCCCCCCAGATCCAAACCCAAACGGGGAAACAATCAGAGGGTGGAAAAGAATCCTTTCCGGAAAAATCCCAAGTTTTCCTGGCAAACGAGAAGGCAGAGAAAGAACGAGAGACCAAGGTAAAACCAGAAGATTTGGTTTTGAAGCCGACACCTGCTTCTTTGGAAGAAAAATTAAACCAAATCATTTCACCAGAAGAAGTGAAAGACTTACTCTCTCTTGTGACGAGAACTCCCCTACCGGAACCGAAAAACCATAAGGTTGATACGAAAAGGTAAGTTTGTTCCTTAGTATTGCCATTCTCGATAGTTTCATCCTAGTTCTTAGCGGAATACTCACCATCGCCGTTTTAGGACTAGGCCTTGTTGTGTACAACCAATTTATCCATCCCATTCTTTCGAGAAAGGAATCAGACCGGTACATCCCCGTGCAAACCGGTGATAAATATGATCTTGTTGTGGATGAACTCAGTCGCTTCGCAAGTTTCCAAATAGGAAGTAAAACCGGCCAACTAGCCACGCGCTGCAATGCCATCTCGGAAGACCATCTCATCTTCCAGTTCAAAAAAAGTCGAGATAGCGAAGATTATACGATCACTGTTTTAAAAAATGGACCTAGCTTCTACAAACCTCCGCGAATGGAACATTATGGAAAAATGGAAACCAAGGAAAGTTTTGAATCCTATGAAATCATTGGCCACCCGGCTGAATTTCGAATCTCTGATAAAATTGCAAAAGAAAGGATGGTGAACTTTATCGAAATCTCACTTACCTCCTCTTTTTATTTCAACAGGTCCGGAAAGGAACGGATGAAATTTACATTCGAAGTGGGAAAAATCCAACCAGGAATCAACAGAAAGATTCGATTTCGTGGGGATGTATATGGATTCGGAAAGGAAGAAGGGGCGGAGGAAGACTAAACTATTTTATTTGGATACGAACTCCAAGCCCATCCGGTTTCACTCGTCGAAACTGATAGGAAATTCCAGAAGTTTTCATTTCTTTTGCTACCATCTCTTCCAATAAAGACTGTTTGGATTTTACAACCTTTCTCTCGAGAAACATAAGTAAACTCGGGCCCGAACCGGACAAACAATAACCAATCCCTGCCTCTTTCAAAGACTCTGCCAAACCAAACAGTGGAGAGGTTTTGGGAATTCTGTATGGAGTATGCATTTTATCTTCCAAACCAACCAGAAGATCACCAAACTTACGTTTGTCTAAAAAATGCATCCAAGCTCCTATCCGAGACAAATTGAAAATTACATCCGTAGTGTGATAGGATTTAGGAAGTGCCTTTCTGGATTCTTCAGTGGAAACATGAAACTCTGGTGTTAAAACAAAAATAGCAACAGAATTTGGAAATTTTTTACGAAAGTACCGAATTGGTTCACCAAACGTTGAATAGGCGAAAACAAATCCACCCAAATACGCAGGTAAAGTATTGTCAGGATGGCCTTCAAATTCAGCCAAATATTGAGTGAAAACTGATTCTGTTGGTAAGGACTTAAGATCGATTCTTTTGTGAACTTCGCGAGCCAAACAAAGCCCAGCGACTATGGCCGAAGCACTAGAACCAAGTCCTCCCTTCAAAGGAAGGGCCAGAATCATCTTACAATGATAAGGTGGTGCGATATGTCCTGGCAAAAATTTTTCAAAATAGGAAAGATAAGACTCGCGAACTAAATCTTCTTTTTCAGAAAACGGCAAGTGGTTTCCACTTTTTAATTCAGTTCTAAATTCTGTGATTTCTTTGGAAAAACTAAATTCAAATTCATTACGAAGATCTAAAGCAAGACCCATGAGGTCGAAACCGGGCCCCAAGTTGGCGGAAGTTCCCGGAACTTGGATGAAAATCTTAGGAAGGCGAATCATCGTTTCGCCCAGGCTCTAAGACCGGTTTCGAAAATCAACCTCTCTTTCGGCTAAAGTTTAGTTCCCCGAAACAGGAGATTCCTAACCAAAACCAGGGTTTAAAATTCCCTAATTTTGGAATCAAATCTATCGGAACTTTTACAAGGATTTAAATAGCAGTGTCATTCAGACCAAAGTTTTTTTAAGTCGCTCGCAATGTTTTTTTGCATGGCTTCGTTCGTGCCACCACCAATGCTAAGTAAGATGGCATCCCGATGCAATCTCTCCACAGGGTATTCACGACAATACCCATACCCACCTAAAACTTGGATGGCATTTCTAGAAACACGTTCTGCCATTTGTGTGGCGACAAGTTTTGCCGAAGCTGCACCCAGTGAATTACGAACATCCGGTCCCAGTTCACTTGCCACTTGGTATACAAGAGCACGAGCGGCTTGGTAATCCGCATAAGATTCTGCAACGAGTCTTTGGATTTGACCAAACTCTAATAGTTTTTTACCAAAGGCTTCTCTATGACGGATGGTATAATCACACATAATATCAATACAACGACGGGCAATCCCAATGGACTGAGCCGCTAAGGTCACACGTTCGATTTCTAAATTACGCATCATATGAGTGACGGCACCATTTTCTACACCGAGTAGATTCTCTTCAGGGACTTCCATATCTTCAAAAACAAGTTGTGTTGTGGGAGAAGAACGCATTCCCATCTTTTCTTCTTTTTTTCCCACCGAAAAACCTTTGTAAGACGATTCGATGACGAAGGAGGTCATCTTTTTTCCATTTTTTTCGAGTTTTGTATAAAGAACAAAAACCTGACCAATAGAACCATTTGTGATATACTGCTTTACCCCATTGATGATATAACGGTCTCCCTTTTTAACAGCATGGGTGGTCATTCCGAGAACATCAGTTCCTGCTCCAGGTTCCGTCATTCCCATTCCACCAATCCATTCCCCTGTAATGACCTTACTTAAATACCGACTTCTTTGAGAAGGGTTAGAGCTATAGAAAAAATTATTCACAAACAGAACTTCGTGAGCCAAATAAGACAAAGTAAATCCGGGATCAAACCGAGACATCTCTTCATGGATAATGACAGAAGCGAGAGGGTCCAGACCATGCCCACCATCGGCTTCTGGCACAGTGATTCCAAAAATTCCAAGTTCGGAGCCAAGGCGTTTGAATAACATCGTATTAAACGTTTCTTTTTCATCGTTTTCTTTGGCTTGTTCGTCCATTTCCCTTTCTGCAAAGGATGCCACAGACTCACGAAGCGCTAAATGGTCTTCTGTGGGATTGAATAGATCTAAAGATGATTTTTTTGTCGAAAGCGTACTCATGGAGATAATTTTTCCGTACTTTTCCTGAACCTGTAAACGAAAAAACAGGTCAACCCTACATCCTTACCATCGAAATCGCTACAAAATAGAACGAGTGATTTTATATTCGATCAAGATTCAAATGAAGAATCAACCATACACACTAACCATAGTTATTCTACTAAATCTACATTGACACAACTTTGTTAGTATAAAACAAAAACTACACTTAAGAATAGAACAACTACTCATAATTAGTGATTATCCTAATAGGAAATTCCTATGTGATAAAAAGTAATCCAGAAAAACAGGAATCGATTTACAATTTATTGAATCTATTCAAACATCACTAAAACATTCAAATTTCTTTCGTCATATATGCAAAAATTACCATGAGCACCAACGATACAAACATAGTACCTCGAGACAAGCTCGCCAAATTTGAGTTAACCGAAGAATCTTTAAATAGTTTCCGTAAAAATAATAATATCCCACTCGATCTTTACAATAAAGACGGACAAATCCTAATTCACAAAAAAAGAAACCCTAGCGAAGCCGATTTCGGAAAACTACTCAAGTTCGAAATGCAAGGGGTTTACTTCCTGATTTCTGAATTAAAAAAATCAAGGCCTGCGGGTCATCATGATCACGCTTTTCTAGAACCTGGTCGCACCACTAAATTATTTGATCAGGAAAAAACTTCTCGGTTTGCTAAACAATCCCAGGCACTCATCGAAGACCTTCGCAAAACTTCCTTTTCTTCTGACCAAGCTGTTTTCGTACAAAACTCGGTGAACGAACTTCTCACTGATTTTACTAGTAATCCGGATTATGAACTCGGAATTTTTAATATCTTAGAAATTCTAGGAGTGGCAGGGGTTTCTGTAGAATCAGAACTGATGACCAAACGAACTGTAGTCGCAATGGGGATGAAGGTTCGAACCAAAAAGATCGTCAACGAAGGAAAAGAAGAATCCAATAAAAAAGACCATTTGAGCCTAATGATGGCAAGTTATTTGGCAGATGTTGGATATTCTAGATTAGATATCAAAAATAATCCCAAACTGACCAAGGAAGAATATGCCGTTGTCCAACAACACCCCATCATTAGTTACCTAATGACTCTTCCTGCTCCCGAAATTGATTCCCATGTTCGGACCTTGATTTTAAACCATCATAGACCTTACCGTGGCAATGGAGTGAATAATAACTTTCCCGATCCAAGATCTCTTTTTTCCAAACTCATGTCTGTCCGAGATAAATATAACAAAGAAGTGGGAAAAGAAAGAATCACCCAAGACATTGAACTCCAACTCCACTTACAAGAAAACAATGTAACCTCTTCCAGTTTTGAAGAGGACATCGCCATCCTTTCCCTGGCTAGTGAATACGCATCTCTCACTTCCAACCAACCTTGGAGACCTGCCTTTAAATCTTCCACTGCACTGAAAATGATTCTGAATGATTCATTTTTTTCTTATAGCAACAAAAATATCAGACATCTTTTAGATTATGTGGGAAGTTCTCTTACCAATAATGAAAACATTGTCAACTTCGGAGACTTTGTCATCACGGCTTCCGTGGATTCAGAAAGGCGAGCTCATTTTGATATCTGTATTGTTCTAGATGTGGGAAGATACCAAACCAGACCCAAACTCCAAAGAATTTGTAGTATCAATCCTATTTTCCAAAAAGGAAACAAATTCAAAATTGCTGACTTCGACCTTCGTAGCATTAAAATCGATCGAAGAAAAGCAATTATGGATCTAGCCTTGCAAGCAGGAACATCCCGGGTCATTTATATCATCGACCCAGAACTAAATCCCGCTCTTCACGAAGCAGTTTATAAAATCAATATGGCTTCTTAATTGCTATTTGGTGCATAAAGATGGATTTTTTGTTCTCTCCCAGTGAGAGAAACAGATTCTTTTTTATCCCACCCGGAAGGAGAACCTGTTTCCATCCAAACCGCTTCGGAAATCAAAAAAGAAACTCCTAAATCCTTACAAGCAGATTCAATTCGAGAAGCTGTGTTCACTGTATCACCAATCACAGTATATTCCATCCTTTCTTCGGAACCAATACTTCCACAAAAGACATCACCCGTATGAATCCCAATTCCAATTTTGATTTCAGACTCCCCTCTCTTCATTCGCTCTTGGTTCCATTGTGCAAGCTCATCTAACATAGACTTTGCGGCCAAAACTGCATTCAAAGAATCTTTACCAGTGAAATCAGAAGGGGTGGGAGTTCCGAAGGTTGCCATTACCGCATCTCCAATGAATTTATCTAAACTACCATTGTGTTTGAAT
This genomic interval from Leptospira brenneri contains the following:
- the prmC gene encoding peptide chain release factor N(5)-glutamine methyltransferase translates to MAEEPGTLLYYLKRSTEFLEKKEIPNPRVDAEWLLSDLLNLPRIKLYSQFEMPLGQKEIALYRERIVERSKRKPVAYITGKKGFHKFDYLVTEDVLIPRPETEELVDYLWKGKENLITNSSGEIKIWDLCSGSGCIGLSLVQLLESSVVTLSDLSEKAIEVSRRNAEKYNLTEKTEFYVSDLDSSLPNDLKFDLIVSNPPYIPESEKPEIMPDVLEYEPHLALFVSDFKEFHKRLLSVVKNRLHPGGKFMMETHPLYMDDVETLATELGFLSSKRILDSSKKERFFFAEAPPLP
- a CDS encoding MarR family winged helix-turn-helix transcriptional regulator translates to MNGVGVVKGTSNYLGIHMSETLLLMRRFLAKEFESKRIGMRFEEWMQLLPVVESEILSQKDLSDLLVKDKTTVSRLVDGWVKKSWVKREVSPEDKRYYILRLTKKGREIWEKGLPVIASADAVFRKDLSDTEERDLYLLLFKIQSSVQMAGQQNGA
- a CDS encoding alpha/beta fold hydrolase → MNWTYQTIEREGFALQVARTNTDGPPLFWIGSALYYPRVIPRAMAEKFQITVVDQRGFAKRTNVEKEIREDYALEKLLGDFAFLQREFKIPTCPVIGHSGHGYMALSYAAKFPQSVSKLCMISTGPSHGSHMLEAEVYFQKEASDFRKTAHLENQIQFQKNLENSPQDFFIHYCVSLEAKGFYQVPFPSRKFWEGIHTNKLAFDYLFGEVFRDIDVSEYLKDISVPVWICMGKEDFQVAPHYTWETILKTFPQVKMTVIDKASHLPFLERPDVFLAELQTRLEEIKKPANFR
- a CDS encoding malate dehydrogenase gives rise to the protein MSKKVKVAVTGAAGQIGYALLFRIASGQMFGPDTAVELQLLELEQALPAAKGVIMELDDCAFPLLEKVSVSSNIDEAFRDINWALLVGSVPRKAGMERGDLLKINGGIFTTQGKAIEKNAASDVRVLVVGNPCNTNALIAMNNAKGVPSDRWFAMTGLDENRAKTQLAQKAGVLVKDVSNVAIWGNHSATQYPDFYNAKINGKAATDLISDAEWLKGDFISTVQKRGAAIIAARGASSAASAANAVVDTVHNIVTPTKPGDWFSAACHSNGEYGVDKGLIFGYPLKSDGKKVEIVTGLEINAFGKEKFDITHNELKEERNEVKDMLG
- a CDS encoding DsbA family protein; this translates as MENIFKKWMENPISKIVLATNLVFALLFIVSVPSFVREYITQDAVSIGGKKYDLSDVKETSPIAYSKFQSEYKSLIKNTLGEFAQDKLFELVAKDKNIKPSDVLNEGFTPREPSEEEILNVYISNKDQLGGKSLNETKDKIVGFLKNQQEQEHSRAVYRDIVTKYPVEFLIKEPAAVRVTVEEKNNPSIGPKDAKITVIEFSDFECPFCKRSQDVNQKLREKYKGQIRWVFRDFPLPFHQDAMYAHMAANCSIPEGKYWDVFNTLFENSGNLPKGNVDALVLKAGVPKDKYQACMKDASRLKSEIDADIQDGQKVGVSGTPAFFINGIFVSGALPFENFDEIIQKELKQ
- the thrB gene encoding homoserine kinase, yielding MIRLPKIFIQVPGTSANLGPGFDLMGLALDLRNEFEFSFSKEITEFRTELKSGNHLPFSEKEDLVRESYLSYFEKFLPGHIAPPYHCKMILALPLKGGLGSSASAIVAGLCLAREVHKRIDLKSLPTESVFTQYLAEFEGHPDNTLPAYLGGFVFAYSTFGEPIRYFRKKFPNSVAIFVLTPEFHVSTEESRKALPKSYHTTDVIFNLSRIGAWMHFLDKRKFGDLLVGLEDKMHTPYRIPKTSPLFGLAESLKEAGIGYCLSGSGPSLLMFLERKVVKSKQSLLEEMVAKEMKTSGISYQFRRVKPDGLGVRIQIK
- a CDS encoding acyl-CoA dehydrogenase family protein; this encodes MSTLSTKKSSLDLFNPTEDHLALRESVASFAEREMDEQAKENDEKETFNTMLFKRLGSELGIFGITVPEADGGHGLDPLASVIIHEEMSRFDPGFTLSYLAHEVLFVNNFFYSSNPSQRSRYLSKVITGEWIGGMGMTEPGAGTDVLGMTTHAVKKGDRYIINGVKQYITNGSIGQVFVLYTKLEKNGKKMTSFVIESSYKGFSVGKKEEKMGMRSSPTTQLVFEDMEVPEENLLGVENGAVTHMMRNLEIERVTLAAQSIGIARRCIDIMCDYTIRHREAFGKKLLEFGQIQRLVAESYADYQAARALVYQVASELGPDVRNSLGAASAKLVATQMAERVSRNAIQVLGGYGYCREYPVERLHRDAILLSIGGGTNEAMQKNIASDLKKLWSE
- a CDS encoding HD domain-containing phosphohydrolase; the protein is MSTNDTNIVPRDKLAKFELTEESLNSFRKNNNIPLDLYNKDGQILIHKKRNPSEADFGKLLKFEMQGVYFLISELKKSRPAGHHDHAFLEPGRTTKLFDQEKTSRFAKQSQALIEDLRKTSFSSDQAVFVQNSVNELLTDFTSNPDYELGIFNILEILGVAGVSVESELMTKRTVVAMGMKVRTKKIVNEGKEESNKKDHLSLMMASYLADVGYSRLDIKNNPKLTKEEYAVVQQHPIISYLMTLPAPEIDSHVRTLILNHHRPYRGNGVNNNFPDPRSLFSKLMSVRDKYNKEVGKERITQDIELQLHLQENNVTSSSFEEDIAILSLASEYASLTSNQPWRPAFKSSTALKMILNDSFFSYSNKNIRHLLDYVGSSLTNNENIVNFGDFVITASVDSERRAHFDICIVLDVGRYQTRPKLQRICSINPIFQKGNKFKIADFDLRSIKIDRRKAIMDLALQAGTSRVIYIIDPELNPALHEAVYKINMAS